A region of the Planifilum fulgidum genome:
CGGACCCTTATAAGGTCCAGGGCCTTTATAAGGTCCAGGGCCTTTATAAGGTCCCGGACCGCCTTCAGCAAATGCAACACCTAAAAATGGTGAGATGAGTGAAAATAGAAAGAGAGAAAGCATAGATAACGCCATTATACGGTATTTTTTCATGGTTTTCTCTCCTCTCACCGTGGCACAGTTTGAATACATTGCTATTACTCCAACGAAATTAAATCAAAAGCTTATCCGTACAAAAAGGGAATCGGATCCAATGGAATTCCCCTGGATGGTCCTCCCGGATATCCTCCTTTTCGAACTTCAAAGTGAAGGTGGGGGCCTTTTGATCTTCCGTTATTGCCGATTTCAGCAATTTGTTGTCCTCTTTTAACCTGTTGACCGGGATATACTTTGATTTGGTGCGGATACATATGGGCATAAAGGGTATACAATCCACCACCATGATGAATTACAATTACACAACCATAACCTTGAGAAGGTCCCGCCCGGACCACGACTCCGTCTCCTGCCGCAAAAATGGGAGTTCCAATTCTCCCCCCTATGTCAATCCCTTCATGAAGTCGGCCCC
Encoded here:
- a CDS encoding M23 family metallopeptidase, encoding MEIPILFMTSKPITYETEEKTPVLQSQSFSDYYNFGGFLGNGKLGFPVANMIITSKMGPRWGRLHEGIDIGGRIGTPIFAAGDGVVVRAGPSQGYGCVIVIHHGGGLYTLYAHMYPHQIKVYPGQQVKRGQQIAEIGNNGRSKGPHLHFEVRKGGYPGGPSRGIPLDPIPFLYG